The proteins below come from a single Plasmodium sp. gorilla clade G2 genome assembly, chromosome: 13 genomic window:
- a CDS encoding ras-related protein Rab-11B — protein MSNEEYDHLYKIILVGDATVGKTHLLSRYIRGSLPSVAKATIGVEFATRTIPLAVGGTVKAQIWDTAGQERYRSITSAHYRRSAGAILVYDITKKKTFLSISKWLEEIRQNADKDIVIMLVGNKVDLTEEDETKRKVTYEQGANFARENNLFFAEASAVSKLNVKHIFENLLQEIYNNRLKNNNRSFSNRSVATCESAIQLTKARSVIKLNEVYDNQSEDNNMNKVKCC, from the exons ATGTCTAATGAAGAATACGATCATctgtataaaataattttagtaGGTGACGCAACAgtag gTAAGACACATTTGCTATCGAGGTATATAAGGGGATCTCTTCCTAGTGTAGCAAAAGCTACTATcg GTGTCGAATTTGCTACGAGGACCATTCCACTGGCAGTCGGGGGCACCGTGAAAGCTCAA ATATGGGATACTGCGGGGCAAGAACGTTATCGAAGTATAACTAGCGCACATTATAGAAGAAGCGCAGGAGCTATATTAGTATATGATATTACAAAGAAGAAAACATTTTTAAGTATATCAAAATGGTTAGAAGAAATAAGACAAAATGCAGATAAAGATATTGTCATTATGCTTGTTGGAAATAAAGTAGATTTAACTGAAGAAGATGAAACTAAAAgaaag GTGACATATGAACAAGGAGCAAATTTTGCaagagaaaataatttattttttgcagAGGCTTCAGCTGTATCTAAATTAAATGTCAAacatatatttgaaaatttattacaagaaatatataataaccgattaaaaaataataatcgaAGCTTTAGTAATAGAAGTGTAGCTACGTGTGAAAGTGCAATACAACTGACAAAAGCAAGAAgtgttataaaattaaatgaagtaTATGATAATCAAagtgaagataataatatgaataaagtAAAATGTTgttag
- a CDS encoding mitochondrial pyruvate carrier protein 1, putative — translation MSNVGSYFHNVKKNIFSIMFWAPLANWGFIIAGCNDLRKKPIYISEKMTTVLTIYSLLFMRYALAIKPKNYLLFSCHATNTLVQSILLYKKLKYEREHQKIKTN, via the exons atgtcTAACGTAGGatcatattttcataatgtcaagaaaaatattttcagtATTATGTTTTGGGCCCCCTTGGCCAATTGGGGTTTTATTATAGCTG ggtGTAAcgatttaagaaaaaaaccCATTTACATATCAGAAAAAATGACAACCGTTTTAACAATCTATAGTCTATTATTTATGAGATATGCCCTTGCAATAAAaccaaaaaattatttacttttttcttGTCATGCTACTAATACGTTAGTTCAGAGTATCTtactatataaaaaattaaaatacgAAAGGGAAcaccaaaaaataaaaacaaattaa
- a CDS encoding sodium-dependent phosphate transporter, putative: MVTSPDMLWLVITSGIACFFMAFVTGANDIANTFSTSIGSKAISIKKALIVAFFFEALGASLLGGTVTDSIRSKIINFQVFYDTPEFLMLGMCCALMGATVWLAIATRAGLPVSTTHSIIGALLGFGLATGNMKSIKWEKINNIVISWLAAPILAGTCSAIAFTLLRMLILRKKNSFEIIKKMYWFLIFLITLPFSVFLIFHNPIVINTECEMKKDGKIIVSSPCYIEDWSAAHSFYASVICIILSSILTAVGSFIIYIIYNKRINNYNLKKKLFCEELADIEKNAQNNFCAINNSSLNSVASNETQLTQANNNIANIAKQNQVVNINKSSNSIILMLPEDKNGKTQKDNNKLNGIEKSGSAEGQHHVVPLIKDNTTEEKSSDNTLKRNVDNKDTNINENNNNNENGDKNGNVKNMENIIIENFDPQTEIVFSSLQIISAILGVVAQSANDTANAIGPFAAVFNAYNNGIRDKIKVQWYILLFGGLSMSLGLSIMGYRVIKTVGMKLIKITPARGFTIELISGLVVLFFSICGIPLSSTHCAVSSVIGLGLVEAKINADNKKQAKKSMDKDIIQVDKDKSFTLTEKMKYPFSFLNTSCVNLRLFRTVFLSWILTVVFSATVTAGIYSFAAYSPSYMMRTQTV; this comes from the exons atGGTCACAAGTCCTGATATGTTATGGTTGGTTATAACGAGTGGCATAGCATGTTTTTTTATGGCCTTTGTTACTGGAGCTAACGACATAGCGAATACATTTAGTACATCTATAGGTTCAAAAGCTATATCTATAAAAAAGGCTTTAATAGttgcatttttttttgaagcaTTAGGAGCTTCCTTATTAGGAGGTACAGTTACAGATTCAATACGTTCGAAGATAATAAATTTCCAAGTTTTCTATGACACTCCAGAATTTTTAATGTTAGGTATGTGTTGTGCCCTTATGGGTGCAACTGTTTGGCTAGCTATAGCTACAAGAGCTGGATTACCAGTATCCACAACACATAGTATTATAGGAGCATTATTAGGATTTGGCCTAGCAACTGGTAATATGAAATCAATAAAatgggaaaaaataaataatattgtaaTATCTTGGCTAGCTGCTCCAATATTAGCTGGTACCTGTTCTGCTATTGCATTTACTTTATTAAGAATGTTgattttaagaaaaaagaattcatttgaaataataaaaaagatgtattggtttttaatatttttaattacatTACCATTTAGTGTCTTTCTAATATTTCATAATCCGATTGTAATAAATACCGAATGTGAGATGAAAAAAGATGGAAAGATAATAGTATCATCACCATGTTATATTGAAGATTGGAGTGCTGCTCATAGTTTTTATGCATctgttatatgtattattttatcatctaTATTAACAGCAGTAggttcttttattatatatattatatataacaaaagaattaataattacaatttaaagaaaaaattattttgtgaAGAATTAGctgatatagaaaaaaatgcaCAGAATAATTTCTGCGctattaataatagtagttTAAATTCTGTAGCATCAAATGAGACACAATTAACACaagcaaataataatatagctAATATTGCAAAACAAAATCAAGTAGTAAACATCAATAAGAGTAGTAATAGTATAATATTGATGTTGCCAGAAGACAAAAATGGTAAGACTCAAAAAGATAACAACAAATTGAATGGAATTGAAAAAAGTGGAAGTGCAGAAGGACAACACCATGTTGTACCActtataaaagataatacaACAGAGGAGAAATCATCTGATAATACATTAAAAAGGAATGTTGATAATAAAGatacaaatattaatgaaaataataataacaatgagAATGGTGATAAAAATGggaatgtaaaaaatatggaaaatattatcatagaAAATTTTGATCCACAAACCGAAAttgtattttcttctttacaAATTATAAGTGCTATATTAGGTGTTGTAGCTCAGAGTGCGAACGATACAGCTAATGCTATTGGTCCATTTGCTGCAGTTTTTAATGCATATAATAATGGAATAAGAGATAAAATCAAAGTACAATGgtatatacttttatttgGTGGTTTATCTATGTCTTTAGGTTTATCAATTATGGGTTATAGAGTTATTAAGACTGTTGGTAtgaaattaattaaaataacacCAGCTAGAGGTTTTACCATCGAACTTATTTCAGGACttgttgttttattttttagtatATGTGGTATTCCTTTAAGTTCTACACATTGTGCAGTTTCAAGTGTTATCGGTCTAGGTTTAGTTGAAGCAAAAATTAATGCAGACAATAAAAAACAGGCAAAAAAATCTATGGACAAAGATATTATTCAAGTTGATAAAGATAAAAGTTTTACCTTAActgaaaaaatgaaatatccattttcttttcttaatACATCTTGTGTTAATCTTAGATTATTTAGAACAGTTTTTCTTTCATGGATACTTACCGTAGTCTTTTcag ccACTGTGACCGCGGGTATTTACTCCTTCGCTGCATATAGTCCATCTTACATGATGAGGACACAAACTGTTTAA
- a CDS encoding 60S ribosomal protein L18, putative: MVKKIDQSLNTNIHQYHIVGRAIPTAKDKNPNVYRMCIFAKNDTNAKSRFWYFMKKINKLKKSNGELLACEQIKERFPLRVKNYGVLLRYDSRTGTHNMYKEFRDTTKEGAIAQLYSEMAGRHRARASSINIIRISEISSSLVRRPHIKQLLKRRLRFPALHLPTLQKEYRKKFASKRPSTYRM, translated from the exons atggtGAAAAAAATAGATCAATCTTTAAATACAAAT ATACACCAATATCATATTGTTGGTAGAGCTATTCCTACTGCTAAGGATAAGAACCCAAATGTTTATCGTATGTGTATATTTGCCAAGAATGATACTAATGCCAAATCTCGTTTTTGGTACTTTATGAAAAAGATTAATAAACTTAAAAAATCTAATGGTGAATTATTAGCATGTGAACAAATTAAAGAAAGATTTCCATTACGTGTAAAGAACTATGGTGTTTTATTAAGATATGATAGTAGAACAGGTACtcataatatgtataaagaATTCAGAGATACAACCAAAGAAGGAGCTATAGCTCAATTATATTCTGAAATGGCTGGTAGGCACAGAGCAAGAGCTTcatctattaatattataagaatcTCTGAAATAAGTTCAAGTTTAGTCAGGAGACCACATATTAAacaattattaaaaagaagaTTAAGATTTCCAGCATTACATTTACCAACCTTACAAAAGGAGTATAGAAAGAAATTTGCATCCAAAAGACCATCAACATATagaatgtaa
- a CDS encoding 60S ribosomal protein L18-2, putative, with amino-acid sequence MGIALKNVGRIKKHGRKQLVSKNPYLRLLVKLYNFLARRTNANFNKIIAKRLIMPKRFRPPLSLSKLQYHMANHPNDIAVVVGSITDDKRLFSLKQLKVCALRFTETARKRIEDAGGECLTFDQLALKYPTGKKCILLRGPTKARTAEKHFGNAPGRPKSKARPYVRSKGRKFEKARGRRKSRAYKK; translated from the exons atg gGTATCGCACTTAAAAATGTCGgtagaataaaaaaacatgGAAGGAAACAATTGGTTTCTAAAAACCCTTATCTAAGATTATTAGTAAAATTATACAATTTCTTAGCTAGAAGAACTAATGCTAAtttcaataaaataatagCTAAAAGACTTATCATGCCTAAACGTTTTAGACCCCCCTTGTCCTTATCTAAATTACAATATCACATGGCCAATCACCCAAATGATATAGCCGTAGTAGTTGGATCAATAACAG atgATAAGAGATTGTTTAGTTTGAAACAACTTAAAGTATGTGCTTTAAGATTTACTGAAACTGCCAGAAAAAGAATTGAAGATGCAGGTGGAGAATGCTTGACATTCGATCAATTAGCTTTGAAATACCCAACaggaaaaaaatgtatacttTTAAGAGGACCAACCAAAGCAAGAACTGCTGAGAAGCACTTTGGAAATGCTCCAGGTAGACCTAAATCTAAAGCTAGACCTTATGTACGTTCAAAAGGAAGAAAATTTGAAAAAGCAAGAGGAAGAAGAAAGTCAAGAGCATATAAGAAATAA
- a CDS encoding GPI mannosyltransferase 3 produces MIYNDILSFCANKLRGIITCKIFICLLILFRLFNCLFVVTSFYADEYFQSVEIAHFWVYGYGHMPWEWEPCITLRSVITPFIYYLLFLFLKIINIDYPLCVLYLPKICHAIFAALCDLGIYKLLVYWYIELYNDFGICEDKIETNTINTYINIKEKNVNHQNNNKNNINNNNNNNNNNNIMFFNPYDLICTILCCHLFCWFYFYSICRTSSHSFECLFNIWGVYFLSQNYYPLKNKSNNMEKVHILLQNSLMIKKGKTNLNECTKLKERREDQHLFYAYEKEHIYEKGKQNCKQNDNNMYDKKMYDKNMYEHNMYDHNMYEHNIYSTTHLECSKFNKIREIKNLLFSLFFSSLSVIFRPNALIFWLSLYILYFIKNIFDKQNKISYKEIFFIALTYTVFFLTIIIIIDSYYFGHITFPFLNFFVYNFLSGNNKYFGGHSFFFYFFCVIPSIYLTLTPCLFYGYYIIYNHIMNRRKYKTINIYMYILKRIDWIVYFVTHLEILSLSFSKHKEHKIVIGYIPFLTIFIGYALYIIKLDIKKYNNKNVKNIENIKYIHNNNINKHDNITIKGKNKSIFFISSALFININFILQFLCILFFCLIHNRSPEQVASYFRNLKTKDDQNIYIFITDCYDIPLYSHIHRKFNIGFLDCSPYDTNNDKATKSWRKRILEDKFKQQFFNIFQENKNNNNNDINNTYVDTITPYIIPDKSFYWFGHHHFNKKKKFQYIYQNINFSCLNYRFHIPLRGQLPTYIVTTTIELTHLQLFLSTYNYKLETKPFFSYFMIDEAKRIVPVYHYIFKRTP; encoded by the coding sequence atgatTTACAATGACATTTTAAGTTTCTGTGCAAATAAATTAAGAGGAATAATTACTTGTaagatatttatatgtttattaatattatttaggTTATTTAATTGTTTATTTGTTGTAACCTCATTTTATGCTGATGAATATTTTCAATCTGTGGAAATAGCTCATTTCTGGGTTTATGGATATGGACATATGCCATGGGAATGGGAACCTTGTATTACATTAAGATCAGTAATAACtccttttatttattatttattatttttatttttaaaaataataaacatagaTTATCCTCTTTGTGTATTATATTTGCCCAAAATATGTCATGCTATATTTGCTGCTTTATGTGATTtgggtatatataaattattggTATATTGGTATATTGAATTGTATAATGATTTTGGTATATGTGAAGATAAAATAGAGACTAATactataaatacatatataaatattaaagaaaaaaatgtgaATCATCAAAAtaacaacaaaaataatattaataacaataataataataataataataataatattatgtttttcAACCCATATGATTTAATCTGTACAATATTATGTTGTCATTTATTTTGttggttttatttttattccatTTGTAGGACATCCTCTCATTCCTTTGAATgcttatttaatatatggggtgtatattttttatcacaaAATTATTACCcactaaaaaataaatcaaacaATATGGAAAAGGTTCACATATTATTACAGAACAgtttaatgataaaaaaaggaaagacaaatttaaatgaatgcacaaaattaaaagaaagaaGAGAAGACCAGCATCTTTTTTATGCATACGAAAaggaacatatatatgaaaaaggaAAACAAAATTGTAAACAAAATGAcaataatatgtatgataaaaaaatgtatgataaaaatatgtatgaaCACAATATGTATGATCACAACATGTATGAACACAATATTTATAGTACAACACATTTGGAGTGCTccaaatttaataaaataagagagataaaaaatttattatttagttTATTTTTTAGCTCCTTGTCTGTTATATTTCGTCCGAATGCTTTAATATTTTGGTTgtctttatatatactatattttataaagaatatatttgacaaacaaaataaaataagttataaagaaatattctTCATAGCACTTACATACACAGTTTTCTTCttaactattattattataattgattcttattattttggACACATTACATTTCcatttttgaatttttttgtttataattttttaagtggaaacaataaatattttggaggacattctttttttttttactttttttgtgttataccttctatatatttaaccTTAACACCTTGTTTGTTTTAtggatattatattatatataatcatattatgAATAGAAGAAAGTATAAaacaattaatatatatatgtatatattgaaGCGAATTGATTGGATAGTATATTTTGTTACACATTTAGaaattttatctttatcattTAGTAAACATAAGGAACATAAAATTGTTATTGGATATATACCATTTCTTACCATTTTTATTGGATatgcattatatataataaaattagatattaaaaagtataataataaaaatgtaaaaaatatagaaaatataaaatatatacataataataatataaacaaacatGATAATATAACCATAAAGGGGAAAAATAaatctatttttttcatttcatctgctctttttataaatataaattttatacttcaatttttatgtattctttttttctgcCTTATACATAACAGATCACCAGAACAAGTAGCCTCTTATTTTAGAAACTTAAAAACTAAAGATgatcaaaatatttatatatttattacagaTTGTTATGATATACCTTTATATTCGCATATACAtagaaaatttaatattgGGTTTTTAGATTGTTCACCTTATGAcacaaataatgataaagcTACCAAAAGCTGGAGAAAACGTATATTGGAAGATAAATTTAAACaacaattttttaatatttttcaagaaaataaaaataataataataatgatataaataatacatatgtagATACTATTACTCCATATATAATACCAGATAAATCATTTTATTGGTTTGGACATcatcattttaataaaaaaaaaaaatttcaatatatttatcaaaacATAAATTTCTCATGCTTAAATTATAGATTCCATATACCTTTACGTGGTCAATTACCTACTTATATAGTTACTACAACTATTGAACTTACACATttacaattatttttaagtacatataattataaacttGAAACAAAgccttttttttcttattttatgatTGATGAAGCAAAAAGGATAGTTCCAGTATATCATTACATATTCAAGAGGACTCCTTAA
- a CDS encoding inner membrane complex protein 1k, putative: MDENSEINYDVPAHQSNSIHVSESHSAYEEVNKTSSESEFVNDDYSNVMNENNIESDNVKYIPDLYNLGKARQYLSPKVQEYGIPGQVSPYHFAYNEEDYLSNVNTEYDENGFPIRTNIIDNNDNNNDNNNNNNNNDDDNKKLWSWTNDGKLKLLCSQPIIPVSVVQGILRRDKIILIPQVEVTDVVIPKVYNQNIKHDVPTLNIEIKKSNVNIPNVKYVDKEIIIPIITGYTHKFVPKWDIHEVPRPVVKYIGEQKIVEVEVPEIKYIDKFVEREVIVDTVEKRVPKIIEVPKYVDEVKYVWKPIEKIVYVQKLIPKFDVNLECPPPLIVPYPVQRIKQIPPIMLKKNNTEIPDYNYFDLNSPEGSLPIPEEYIDHYSKKQKKINNGLLSTCCDKNQKKEDEKKNVEFVSIPLSKESEKSVYMDEQIKQNVSMSQENINTQLNNNMDNIIYESDIINKDTTNSIKIENEQLYI; the protein is encoded by the coding sequence atggacgAAAACTCAGAAATTAACTATGATGTACCTGCACATCAAAGTAACAGTATACATGTGAGTGAAAGTCATAGTGCTTATGAAGAAGTAAATAAGACATCGAGTGAAAGTGAATTTGTAAATGATGACTATTCAAACGTaatgaatgaaaataatatagagaGTGATAATGTGAAATATATTCctgatttatataatttaggTAAAGCAAGACAATATTTAAGTCCTAAAGTACAAGAATATGGAATACCAGGACAAGTGAGTCCTTATCATTTCGCTTATAATGAAGAAGATTATTTATCAAATGTAAATACGGAATATGATGAGAACGGTTTCCCTATAAGAACTAATATTATtgacaataatgataataataatgataataataataataataataataatgatgatgataataagaaATTGTGGTCTTGGACAAATGATggtaaattaaaattattatgttctCAACCTATAATTCCTGTATCGGTTGTACAAGGAATATTAAGAAgagataaaataattttaattccACAGGTAGAAGTAACAGATGTTGTTATACCTAAAGtatataatcaaaatataaaacatgatGTTCCAACATTAAATATAGAAATTAAGAAATCTAATGTAAATATACCAAACGTTAAATATGTagataaagaaataattattcCAATAATTACTGGTTATACACATAAGTTTGTTCCTAAGTGGGATATACATGAAGTACCAAGACCTGTTGTCAAATATATAGGAGAACAAAAAATTGTAGAAGTAGAAGTAccagaaataaaatatatagacaaATTTGTTGAAAGAGAAGTTATTGTAGATACAGTTGAAAAAAGAGTTCCTAAAATTATTGAAGTACCAAAATATGTAGATGAAGTTAAATATGTTTGGAAACCAATTGAAAAAATTGTATATGTTCAAAAATTAATTCCAAAATTTGATGTAAATTTAGAATGCCCACCACCTCTAATAGTACCATATCCAGTTCAaagaataaaacaaatacctcctattatgttaaaaaaaaataatacagaaATACctgattataattattttgatttaaaTTCACCTGAAGGTTCCTTACCTATACCagaagaatatatagatcattattcaaaaaaacaaaaaaaaatcaacaATGGATTGCTTTCGACTTGTTGTGATAAGAATCAAAAGAAAGAAGACGAAAAAAAGAATGTCGAATTTGTTTCTATACCATTAAGTAAAGAAAGTGAAAAAAGTGTTTATATGgatgaacaaataaaacaaaatgtgAGTATGTcacaagaaaatataaatacacaattaaataataatatggacaatattatatatgaaagtgatataataaataaggaCACGACGAATTCAATCAAAATTGAAAATGAacaactatatatataa
- a CDS encoding vacuolar ATP synthase subunit d, putative, whose protein sequence is MGALDESTPVPSRITLQLMKQKKKSAFQGYSLLKKKSDALFIHFRDVLKDIVKTKTKVGEEMRNASFSLAKSVWAAGDFKGQIIEAIKRPVVTLSLSTNNVAGVKLPIFQVNIDPTVDVLGNLGVASGGQVINNTRENYLQCLNMLVKLASMQVAFFSLDEEIKMTNRRVNALNNIVLPRLDGGINYIIKELDEIEREEFYRLKKIKEKKSDKLKDSNIDTEADGDYNASKRQDNYACTQKDDDIIF, encoded by the exons atgggGGCCTTAGACGAATCTACACCAGTACCTTCCAGAAT aACGCTACAACTTATGAagcagaaaaaaaaaagcgcCTTCCAGGGATATTCcctcttaaaaaaaaaaagtgacgctttgtttattcattttagAGATGTATTAAAAGATATAGTAAAG aCAAAAACAAAAGTGGGTGAGGAAATGAGGAATGCATCCTTTTCTCTAGCTAAATCAGTTTGGGCAGCTGGAGATTTTAAAGGACAAATTATTGAAGCTATAAAAAGACCTGTTGTAACATTATCTTTATCTACTAATAATGTGGCAGGTGTTAAATTGCCAATATTTCAAGTTAATATTGATCCAACTGTAGATGTTTTAGGAAATTTAGGTGTTGCATCAGGAGGTCAAGTTATTAATAATACCAGGGAAAATTATTTACAGTGTTTAAATATGTTAGTCAAATTGGCATCTATGCAG gTAGCTTTTTTTTCACTCgatgaagaaattaaaatgaCTAATAGGAGAGTTAACGCACTAAATAAT atTGTGCTCCCAAGGCTAGATGGAggtataaattatattataaaagaattagaCGAAATAGAAAGAGAAGAATTCTACAG gttaaaaaaaataaaggaaaagAAATCTGATAAATTAAAGGACTCAAATATAGACACTGAAGCAGATGGTG ATTATAATGCTTCAAAGAGACAAGATAATTACGCCTGTACCCAAAAGGATGATgatatcatattttaa
- a CDS encoding 40S ribosomal protein S6: MKLNISNPLNNVQKSIEVDDEKKLLPFMEKRIGNAVPGDSIGEEFMGYVFRITGGNDKQGFPMIQGVLTNHRVRLLFKKGMKCYRPRKKGERKRKSVRGCIVGQDLSALNLTLVKKGVNEIPGLTDKAVGKKLGPKRASKIRKLFNLDKTDDVRKYVIGRAITKNDKTKFIKPKIQRLVTEKRLLRKRNLIQAKEKRRLQKKQQLKEYKQLIQKYKAQLNQKKDLETGKKKKVKKTLAKTNKKTSNSNLNTKEQKKNKTDKKQNKETNTTKDNKKEKKEQTKLKTNPKKNDQQTKQNKPDKKNKAKK; encoded by the coding sequence atgaagtTGAATATTTCTAACCCCCTGAACAATGTTCAGAAGAGCATAGAAGTTGACgatgaaaagaaattattaccCTTCATGGAAAAAAGAATTGGAAATGCTGTTCCTGGTGATTCTATTGGTGAAGAATTTATGGGTTATGTGTTTAGGATTACTGGAGGTAATGACAAACAAGGATTTCCTATGATTCAAGGTGTGTTGACAAATCATCGTGTTCgattattatttaagaaaGGTATGAAATGTTATAGACCAAGAAAAAAAGGTGAAAGGAAAAGAAAATCTGTAAGAGGTTGTATTGTTGGACAAGATTTATCAGCTTTAAATTTAACACTTGTTAAGAAAGGAGTCAATGAAATTCCAGGTTTAACTGATAAAGCCGTTGGTAAGAAATTAGGACCAAAAAGAGCTAGTAAAAttagaaaattatttaatctAGATAAAACAGATGATGTAAGAAAATATGTTATTGGTAGAGCTATTactaaaaatgataaaaccAAATTTATTAAACCCAAAATTCAAAGACTTGTTACAGAAAAAAGATtattaagaaaaagaaatctCATACaagcaaaagaaaaaagaagattacaaaaaaaacaacaattaaaagaatataaacaactaattcaaaaatataaagcaCAACttaatcaaaaaaaagatCTAGAAactggaaaaaaaaaaaaagttaaaaaaaCATTAGCCAAaactaataaaaaaacatcCAATTCTAACCTAAATacaaaagaacaaaaaaaaaataaaacagacaaaaaacaaaacaaagaAACAAACACAactaaagataataaaaaagaaaaaaaagaacaaacaaaattaaaaacaaacCCTAAAAAAAACGATCAacaaacaaaacaaaacaaaccagacaaaaaaaataaagccaaaaaataa